In one window of Gemmatimonadaceae bacterium DNA:
- a CDS encoding HAD hydrolase-like protein, with protein sequence MARRESLLGTLWQSAPRLGTVMRHMCPTWHMASLEQLSAPFLEREGIRGIIWDIDGTLTAYHDSRLHTDIETQFQTLLALPWLRHVVVSNSPESRFSQLGQMLPTVPILRVYGGGATRIRQLHQGVDSMSATERAAARGDDFHALRKPSRALVLAAVGALGCTVREVVMVGDQYLTDVAGAGMAGVRSIKLPTLASSSFPLSIRVAQVVERLLFLSLHGWRQPSAHQTSLDPRG encoded by the coding sequence ATGGCACGGCGCGAGTCGCTCTTGGGCACCCTGTGGCAATCGGCGCCGCGCCTGGGCACGGTCATGCGGCACATGTGCCCTACGTGGCATATGGCATCGCTGGAACAACTGAGCGCGCCGTTCCTTGAGCGAGAGGGAATTCGCGGCATCATCTGGGACATCGATGGAACGCTCACCGCCTATCACGATTCCCGGCTCCATACGGACATCGAGACGCAATTCCAGACATTACTGGCGTTGCCGTGGCTGCGGCACGTGGTGGTCTCGAATTCGCCTGAATCACGGTTCTCGCAGCTTGGACAGATGCTGCCGACGGTGCCGATTCTCCGCGTGTATGGCGGCGGTGCGACGCGGATCCGGCAATTGCATCAGGGTGTCGACTCCATGTCGGCGACCGAACGTGCGGCGGCGAGGGGTGATGATTTCCATGCCCTTCGGAAGCCGAGCCGCGCGCTGGTGCTCGCCGCCGTCGGTGCGCTTGGGTGTACCGTGCGCGAAGTCGTGATGGTGGGCGATCAATACCTGACGGACGTGGCGGGGGCGGGGATGGCCGGCGTGCGCAGCATCAAGCTGCCGACGCTTGCGTCCTCCTCGTTCCCCCTGTCCATTCGCGTGGCGCAAGTCGTCGAACGCCTGCTCTTTCTTTCCCTCCATGGTTGGCGCCAGCCGTCGGCCCACCAAACCTCCCTGGATCCCCGTGGCTGA
- a CDS encoding oligosaccharide flippase family protein, translating to MTSAVSSVGLRFLKLGFGEAAARILAFFATVYLARTLGASIYGVLVAAMTVVMYLTFVADCGIEMLGVREVADRPDALSQTLPPILGGRVLVAIALLAVTLVVALTVVPKPDGPVLAVYAVTLLTVAMGTRWVHLGLEQPGNASWSRVISEGTAALIVLLAVRHPDDLLRVPLAQVLGELLGAIFLIRLLPATVRPLRLQMRPAVLVPLVRRSWPMVLHGLLGLAIYNSDFLFLRAIKGSTAVGYYAAAYTLISFFQNLGVAYTMSLIPSLTRVRHDAMAARALVDGATVQILAGGLPVAAGGIVVAMSLVTFIFGAGYAPSALPLQILLVIVPVALVRNVGQGVLIAFERQDLMLRTVLWAAGANVVLNIVLIPRWGMTGAAAATLATEMVRTGLALRYSWRLGLSMTAPRRFYRVGIATSIMALTVWVLGDRSVLLSVPIGALAYVGALLAVGGIRLRRGAFPELAL from the coding sequence GTGACGTCCGCCGTTTCGTCGGTGGGGCTTCGCTTCCTCAAGCTGGGATTCGGAGAAGCCGCGGCGCGTATCCTGGCGTTCTTCGCGACGGTGTACTTGGCACGGACACTCGGTGCGTCGATCTACGGCGTGCTCGTCGCCGCCATGACCGTCGTGATGTATCTCACGTTCGTCGCCGACTGCGGCATCGAGATGCTTGGGGTGCGCGAGGTGGCCGATCGCCCGGATGCCCTGTCACAGACGTTGCCGCCGATTCTCGGCGGCCGCGTACTCGTGGCGATCGCGCTGCTGGCCGTGACACTGGTGGTGGCGTTGACGGTGGTCCCCAAGCCCGACGGGCCCGTGCTGGCCGTGTACGCGGTGACATTGTTGACCGTCGCGATGGGCACCCGCTGGGTCCATCTGGGCCTCGAGCAACCGGGCAATGCCTCCTGGTCGCGGGTGATCAGCGAGGGAACTGCCGCGTTGATCGTGCTGCTGGCCGTGCGTCATCCCGACGATTTGCTGCGCGTCCCACTGGCTCAGGTGTTGGGCGAGTTGCTTGGTGCCATCTTCCTGATACGCCTGCTGCCGGCCACGGTGCGGCCGCTGCGATTGCAGATGCGTCCCGCAGTGCTGGTGCCCTTGGTGCGTCGTTCCTGGCCAATGGTGCTGCACGGATTGCTTGGTCTGGCCATCTACAACAGCGACTTCCTGTTTCTGCGAGCCATCAAAGGCAGCACGGCTGTCGGTTACTACGCGGCCGCCTATACGTTGATCAGCTTCTTCCAGAACCTTGGCGTCGCGTACACCATGAGCCTGATTCCAAGCCTCACGCGCGTCCGTCACGATGCGATGGCGGCTCGCGCGCTCGTGGACGGTGCCACGGTCCAGATACTCGCCGGCGGCCTGCCGGTTGCCGCCGGTGGCATTGTGGTGGCCATGAGTCTGGTGACGTTCATCTTTGGTGCGGGATACGCGCCCAGTGCACTCCCGTTGCAGATCCTGCTGGTCATCGTGCCCGTGGCGCTGGTGCGCAACGTGGGGCAGGGCGTGCTCATCGCCTTTGAACGTCAGGACCTGATGTTGCGCACGGTGCTGTGGGCCGCAGGCGCCAACGTGGTCCTGAATATCGTGCTGATCCCGCGGTGGGGCATGACGGGAGCGGCGGCAGCCACGCTGGCCACCGAGATGGTCCGGACCGGACTTGCCTTACGCTATTCGTGGCGGCTCGGGTTGTCGATGACCGCGCCGCGGCGCTTCTACCGTGTGGGTATTGCCACTTCGATCATGGCGCTGACCGTGTGGGTACTGGGTGATCGTTCCGTGCTGCTCAGCGTGCCGATTGGTGCGCTGGCGTACGTGGGCGCACTGCTGGCGGTCGGGGGGATCCGACTCCGCCGAGGTGCGTTTCCAGAGCTCGCGCTCTGA